One Paraburkholderia aromaticivorans genomic region harbors:
- a CDS encoding glycosyltransferase, which yields MSTKVHVHLFYGADPRFYRPGDNIGCLYGYHHAESDAFKLTYSQDAREGKPVRLLRRALKAALGFDFIHTWRNRAEMLRSDVIWTHTEQEWLSAALMLLLSGRKAGADSAPLLLAQSVWLLDKWPSYGMLRSWLYRKLMTRADQLTTLASENAELCQRYFARDAEPLLYGLNTHDFPVKTPAEWTPHTPIRIAAIGNDRDRDWETLIKAFGNDARYTVKLATRRRIPASLRAPNVEIALFSGIKKQHELYDWADVIVVPLRPNSHASGITVMLEAAAVGKPMVVTHVGALQDYFPAGEASYIPPFNPQALREAVDQLAAAPLDALRQAQAAAAGLLSRDLTTQHYAMQHVRITQEMLRARAAARARSATGMATAASVSESERPARQSRGGL from the coding sequence ATGAGTACGAAAGTTCACGTTCATCTGTTTTACGGCGCTGACCCGCGCTTTTATCGACCGGGCGACAACATTGGTTGTCTGTACGGCTATCACCACGCGGAATCCGACGCGTTCAAGCTCACCTATTCGCAGGATGCCCGCGAAGGCAAGCCGGTGCGCCTGCTGCGCCGCGCGCTGAAGGCGGCGCTCGGGTTCGACTTCATCCATACGTGGCGCAACCGCGCCGAGATGCTGCGCTCGGACGTGATCTGGACGCACACGGAGCAGGAATGGCTGTCAGCGGCCCTCATGCTGCTGCTGAGCGGCCGCAAGGCGGGCGCTGACTCCGCGCCCTTGCTGCTCGCGCAAAGCGTGTGGCTGCTCGATAAATGGCCTTCCTACGGCATGTTGCGCAGCTGGCTGTATCGCAAGCTGATGACGCGCGCCGATCAGCTCACCACGCTCGCCAGCGAAAACGCCGAACTGTGCCAGCGCTATTTCGCTCGCGACGCCGAGCCGCTGCTCTACGGCCTGAACACGCACGACTTCCCGGTCAAGACGCCGGCCGAATGGACGCCGCACACGCCGATCCGCATCGCCGCAATCGGCAACGACCGCGACCGCGATTGGGAGACGCTCATCAAGGCCTTCGGCAACGACGCGCGCTACACCGTCAAGCTCGCGACACGTCGCCGGATTCCCGCGTCGCTGCGCGCGCCCAATGTCGAGATCGCATTGTTTTCCGGCATCAAGAAGCAACACGAACTGTACGACTGGGCCGATGTGATCGTCGTGCCTTTGCGGCCGAATTCGCACGCTTCGGGCATTACGGTGATGCTCGAAGCGGCGGCGGTCGGCAAGCCGATGGTGGTCACCCATGTCGGCGCCTTGCAGGATTATTTTCCGGCCGGCGAGGCGTCCTATATCCCGCCGTTCAACCCGCAGGCGTTGCGTGAAGCGGTCGATCAGCTCGCCGCCGCGCCGCTGGACGCGCTGCGCCAGGCGCAGGCAGCCGCTGCCGGCCTGCTGTCGCGCGATCTGACGACGCAGCACTACGCGATGCAGCACGTGCGGATCACGCAGGAGATGCTGCGCGCGCGGGCTGCGGCGCGCGCGCGCTCGGCGACCGGCATGGCGACGGCGGCGAGCGTGTCCGAGTCCGAGCGGCCGGCGCGCCAGTCGCGCGGAGGTCTCTGA
- a CDS encoding glucose-6-phosphate isomerase encodes MSTIPRSAASANGAGRAPSRARKEWLPEALLWLVTTLLIGAHQGTVLTLAFPVLAILTGLWLYFKSPARYIGFMWWLWFLSPEVRRLADWSKGSFTPTSLIQVAPLAVTMISALSLLRYYKLLAQRRGLPVLLVLLGLIYAFLVGVMSSGPLAATYDLANWLYPILIGFHIMAHTRQYPKYRDTIVNTFIWGMLVMGGYGLVQFFIMPQWDALWMLGSQMNSQGDPVPMGVRVFSTMNSSGPFAFAMMGAMVFVMAATHRVRWVAAALGFFAFALSLVRSTWGGWVIALLIQLVKSNNKVRVRIVASAVLLAGLCVPLLAVGPVAERMQARLTTIVNLNDDQSYAARNEFYATFAKTAFTDVSGEGMGATGTSTKLSNDGGQLGQYGNFDSGVMNIPFVLGWPGTLLYMSGIIWLVTRAVLASFKLRNDKFVSACMSLSLATFAMLVFTNSLVGTGGLLLFMSVFSILSAVHYEKINRRHTLFFHGGTD; translated from the coding sequence ATGTCGACGATTCCGCGAAGCGCCGCTAGCGCGAACGGCGCCGGACGGGCACCGTCCCGCGCCCGCAAGGAATGGCTGCCGGAGGCTTTGCTGTGGCTCGTCACGACGCTGCTGATCGGCGCGCATCAGGGCACCGTGCTCACGCTCGCGTTTCCGGTGCTCGCGATCCTGACGGGCCTGTGGCTCTACTTCAAGAGTCCGGCGCGCTACATCGGCTTCATGTGGTGGCTGTGGTTCCTGAGCCCGGAAGTGCGGCGTCTGGCCGACTGGTCCAAGGGTTCGTTCACGCCGACCAGCCTGATTCAGGTCGCGCCGCTCGCGGTGACGATGATCAGCGCGCTGTCGCTGCTGCGCTACTACAAACTGCTCGCGCAACGGCGCGGTCTGCCGGTGCTGCTGGTCCTGCTCGGCCTCATCTATGCGTTCCTCGTCGGCGTAATGTCGAGCGGGCCGCTCGCGGCCACCTACGACCTCGCGAACTGGCTGTATCCGATCCTGATCGGCTTTCACATCATGGCGCACACGCGCCAGTATCCGAAGTACCGCGACACCATCGTCAATACGTTCATCTGGGGCATGCTGGTGATGGGCGGCTATGGCCTCGTGCAGTTCTTCATCATGCCGCAGTGGGACGCACTGTGGATGCTCGGCTCGCAGATGAACTCGCAAGGCGACCCGGTGCCGATGGGCGTGCGCGTGTTCAGCACGATGAACTCGTCGGGACCGTTCGCGTTTGCGATGATGGGTGCGATGGTGTTCGTCATGGCGGCCACGCACCGGGTGCGCTGGGTGGCTGCGGCGCTGGGCTTCTTTGCGTTCGCGCTGAGCCTCGTGCGCTCGACATGGGGCGGCTGGGTCATCGCGCTCTTGATCCAGCTCGTCAAATCGAACAACAAGGTGCGGGTGCGCATTGTCGCCAGCGCGGTGCTGTTGGCCGGGCTGTGCGTGCCGCTGCTGGCGGTTGGTCCGGTGGCCGAGCGGATGCAGGCGCGTCTCACGACCATCGTCAACCTGAACGACGACCAGAGCTACGCCGCGCGTAACGAGTTCTACGCGACCTTCGCCAAAACGGCCTTCACCGATGTCTCAGGCGAAGGCATGGGCGCCACGGGCACCTCCACCAAGCTCTCGAACGACGGCGGCCAGCTCGGCCAGTACGGCAACTTCGACAGCGGCGTGATGAACATTCCGTTCGTGCTCGGCTGGCCCGGCACGCTGCTCTACATGTCCGGAATCATCTGGCTGGTGACACGCGCGGTGCTCGCGTCGTTCAAGCTGCGCAACGACAAGTTCGTCTCCGCCTGCATGAGCCTGAGTCTCGCGACCTTCGCGATGCTGGTGTTCACCAATTCGCTGGTCGGCACGGGCGGGCTGCTGCTTTTCATGAGTGTTTTTTCGATCCTTTCCGCGGTGCATTACGAGAAGATCAACCGCAGGCACACGCTATTTTTCCACGGAGGCACTGATTGA
- a CDS encoding glycosyltransferase family 4 protein, protein MRVAIVTHVVRHNDGQGRVNHEIARAALDENIGVTLVASHVAPDLLAHPNVRWVPMKIGRWWPTNLLRQQVFAFKSALWLRAHRREYDVLHVNGFITWMPADVNTSHFVHSGWFGSKYYPFGLTKGVWSAYQSVYTRCNALLERWAYRRSKVITAVSQKVADEIRAIGLTPDNRVDVIYNGVDTQGFAAATGDREKFGLPKDAFLLLFVGDLRTPRKNLGTVLAALKYLPEHVQIAVAGFLPGSPYPEEAKALGIAHRVHFLGLVKEMPVLMHSVDAFVFPSRYEAMSLSLLEAMAAGLPVVTARTAGGAEIITPECGIVLDDPDDPKALARAVARLAENHVARRAMGVAANELATGFGWARMAAQYIALYRQLAGQQKNRRQSEAEAAAVAKTDALTLNTLAGQKSAE, encoded by the coding sequence TTGAGAGTCGCCATTGTCACGCACGTTGTGCGCCATAACGACGGCCAGGGGCGCGTCAACCACGAGATCGCGCGCGCGGCTCTCGACGAGAACATCGGCGTCACGCTGGTCGCCTCGCATGTCGCGCCGGATCTGCTCGCGCATCCGAACGTCCGCTGGGTGCCGATGAAAATCGGCCGCTGGTGGCCGACCAATCTGCTGCGCCAGCAGGTGTTCGCGTTCAAGAGCGCGCTGTGGCTGCGTGCGCATCGCCGCGAATACGACGTGCTGCACGTGAACGGCTTCATCACGTGGATGCCCGCCGACGTCAACACCTCGCACTTCGTGCATAGCGGCTGGTTCGGCAGCAAGTACTATCCATTCGGGCTCACCAAGGGCGTGTGGTCCGCGTATCAATCGGTCTATACGCGCTGCAATGCGCTGCTCGAACGCTGGGCCTACCGGCGCTCGAAGGTGATCACGGCGGTGTCGCAAAAGGTCGCCGACGAAATCCGTGCGATCGGCCTCACGCCCGATAACCGTGTCGACGTGATCTACAACGGCGTCGATACGCAAGGCTTCGCCGCGGCCACGGGCGATCGCGAGAAATTCGGTTTGCCGAAGGACGCGTTCCTGCTGCTGTTCGTCGGCGATCTGCGCACGCCGCGCAAGAACCTCGGCACCGTGCTAGCCGCGCTCAAGTATCTGCCCGAGCACGTGCAGATCGCAGTGGCGGGTTTCCTGCCGGGCAGTCCGTATCCGGAAGAAGCGAAGGCACTCGGCATCGCGCATCGCGTGCATTTTCTCGGTCTCGTGAAAGAGATGCCGGTGCTGATGCATTCGGTCGACGCCTTCGTGTTCCCATCGCGCTATGAAGCGATGAGCCTGTCGCTGCTCGAAGCGATGGCGGCGGGCTTGCCGGTGGTCACGGCGCGCACCGCGGGCGGCGCGGAAATCATCACACCGGAATGCGGCATCGTGCTCGACGATCCGGACGATCCCAAGGCGCTAGCCCGCGCGGTCGCGCGCCTCGCCGAGAACCACGTGGCGCGCCGCGCCATGGGCGTCGCCGCCAACGAACTCGCGACCGGCTTCGGCTGGGCGCGCATGGCCGCGCAATACATCGCGCTGTATCGCCAGTTGGCTGGGCAGCAAAAAAATCGCCGGCAAAGCGAGGCGGAAGCGGCAGCGGTCGCCAAGACCGACGCGCTGACGCTGAACACGCTGGCCGGCCAGAAGAGCGCGGAATGA
- a CDS encoding glycosyltransferase family 4 protein, whose amino-acid sequence MTTSSIKSLQIGMHWFPERAGGLDRMYYSLVGALPGAGVAVRGVVAGSPKVAADTGGAINGFGSAAQSLPLRLMAARRALRQEISTSRPDVISSHFALYTFPGLDVTRGIPQVSHFQGPWADESHVEGADSLGQRAKRYLEQSVYARSSRLIVLSEAFGKILTSRYRIAPDRVRVVPGCVDVEQFNLPITPAEARLKLQLPQDRPIVLAVRRLVRRMGLEDLIDAVKLLKRTAPDVLLLIAGKGRLEGELQARITESGLEDNVKLLGFVPDQHLAALYRAANISVVPTVALEGFGLITVESLASGTPVLVTPVGGLPEAVAGLSPNLVLPETGAKAIADGLAGALNGTLKLPDADACRRYARENFDNSVIAKRVASVYGEAIAAGGVH is encoded by the coding sequence ATGACGACGAGTTCTATCAAATCGCTGCAGATCGGGATGCACTGGTTCCCCGAGCGCGCGGGCGGCCTCGACCGCATGTACTACTCGCTGGTCGGCGCGCTGCCGGGCGCGGGCGTCGCGGTGCGCGGCGTGGTGGCCGGCTCGCCGAAAGTAGCCGCCGACACCGGTGGCGCGATCAACGGCTTCGGCTCCGCCGCGCAATCGCTGCCGCTGCGGCTGATGGCGGCGCGCCGCGCGCTGCGTCAGGAAATCAGCACGTCGCGTCCCGACGTGATTTCCTCGCACTTCGCGCTTTACACCTTTCCGGGTCTCGACGTGACGCGCGGCATTCCGCAGGTTTCGCACTTTCAGGGGCCGTGGGCCGACGAAAGTCATGTGGAAGGCGCCGATTCGCTCGGTCAGCGCGCCAAGCGCTATCTGGAGCAATCGGTCTATGCGCGCTCGTCGCGGCTGATCGTGTTGTCCGAAGCATTCGGCAAGATTCTGACCTCGCGCTATCGCATTGCGCCGGACCGTGTGCGCGTCGTGCCGGGTTGCGTGGATGTCGAGCAGTTCAATCTGCCGATCACGCCCGCCGAGGCGCGGCTGAAGCTGCAATTGCCGCAAGACCGGCCGATCGTGCTGGCGGTGCGGCGTCTGGTGCGCCGCATGGGTCTCGAAGATCTGATCGACGCGGTGAAGCTGCTCAAGCGCACGGCGCCGGATGTGCTGCTGCTGATCGCAGGCAAGGGGCGGCTCGAGGGCGAACTGCAGGCGCGCATCACAGAGTCGGGTCTTGAGGACAACGTCAAACTGCTGGGGTTCGTGCCCGATCAGCATCTGGCGGCGCTGTACCGTGCGGCGAATATCAGCGTCGTGCCGACGGTGGCGCTGGAGGGCTTTGGCCTGATCACGGTCGAATCGCTGGCTTCGGGTACGCCGGTGCTGGTGACGCCGGTCGGCGGTCTGCCGGAAGCGGTGGCCGGTTTGTCGCCGAATCTGGTGCTGCCGGAGACAGGCGCGAAGGCGATTGCGGATGGACTCGCGGGCGCGCTCAACGGCACGCTGAAATTGCCGGATGCCGATGCATGCCGCCGTTATGCGCGCGAGAACTTCGATAACTCGGTGATCGCGAAGCGGGTGGCCTCGGTGTATGGCGAGGCGATTGCGGCGGGCGGAGTGCACTGA
- the gmd gene encoding GDP-mannose 4,6-dehydratase: MSQPRKAIITGVSGQDGAYLTKLLLDKGYIVTGTYRRTSSVNFWRMRELGVLDHPNLRLVEHDLTDLGSTLRLLEGAQADELYNLAAQSFVGVSFDQPVTTAEVTGIGALNLLEGIRILNPKTRFYQASTSEMFGLVQAVPQREDTPFYPRSPYGVAKLFAHWSTINYRESYGLFASSGILFNHESPLRGREFVTRKITDTVAKIKLGKQDVLELGNLSAKRDWGFALEYVEGMWRMLQADEPDTFVLATGRTETVRDFVRMAFAAAGYQLEWSGKDERESGIDVATGKTLVRVNPKFYRPAEVDLLIGCADKAHEKLGWKPETTLEQLCHMMVHADLGRNEHNETF; this comes from the coding sequence ATGAGCCAACCACGCAAAGCGATCATCACCGGCGTATCCGGACAGGACGGCGCCTATCTGACCAAACTGCTGCTCGACAAGGGCTATATCGTGACCGGCACCTACCGGCGCACGAGCTCTGTCAATTTCTGGCGCATGCGTGAGCTCGGCGTGCTCGATCATCCGAATCTGCGTCTGGTCGAACACGATCTGACCGACCTCGGTTCGACGCTGCGCCTGCTCGAAGGCGCGCAAGCCGACGAACTGTATAACCTCGCCGCGCAGAGCTTCGTGGGCGTGTCGTTCGACCAGCCGGTGACCACCGCCGAAGTAACCGGCATCGGCGCGTTGAATCTGCTCGAAGGCATCCGCATCCTGAATCCGAAGACCCGTTTCTACCAGGCGTCCACTTCGGAAATGTTCGGCCTCGTGCAGGCCGTCCCGCAACGCGAGGACACGCCCTTCTATCCGCGCAGCCCGTATGGCGTCGCCAAGCTGTTCGCACACTGGTCGACCATCAACTATCGCGAGTCGTACGGCCTGTTTGCGAGCAGCGGGATTCTGTTCAATCACGAATCGCCGCTACGTGGCCGCGAATTCGTCACCCGCAAGATCACCGACACCGTCGCCAAGATCAAGCTCGGCAAGCAGGACGTGCTCGAACTCGGCAACCTGAGCGCCAAGCGCGACTGGGGCTTCGCGCTCGAATACGTGGAAGGCATGTGGCGCATGCTGCAAGCCGACGAACCGGACACCTTCGTGCTCGCCACCGGCCGCACCGAAACGGTCCGCGATTTCGTGCGCATGGCGTTTGCGGCGGCGGGCTATCAGCTCGAATGGTCGGGTAAGGACGAGCGCGAGTCCGGTATCGATGTCGCCACCGGCAAGACCTTGGTGCGAGTGAATCCGAAGTTCTATCGCCCGGCCGAAGTGGACCTGCTGATCGGTTGCGCGGACAAGGCTCACGAAAAACTCGGCTGGAAGCCGGAAACCACGCTGGAACAGCTGTGCCACATGATGGTTCATGCGGATCTGGGACGTAACGAGCATAACGAGACGTTTTGA
- a CDS encoding SGNH/GDSL hydrolase family protein: MTRRAWLAASVCAAASLLASAAFAAAPGPRSQVLIEAYGDSTTLGITCSEGHCGPQTHNAVAYLQDELQARHGERVRVTNYGVGNTMATQLRDGTGNRRAGPTAGLPWQERLAASSAQIVLINYGINEVMQNQTPEQFYAAETTLVKTARALGKQPVLQTANPMPDNRLNARLATMVAMTRRVAAEQQVPLVDQFAYISSLPDWKTLMSDGAHPKPELYRLKAEQDCQVVEPLVRRLLDGTP, translated from the coding sequence ATGACGCGCCGTGCATGGCTCGCTGCAAGCGTATGCGCTGCTGCATCGCTGCTCGCATCCGCCGCGTTCGCCGCGGCGCCGGGCCCGCGATCGCAAGTGCTGATCGAGGCCTACGGCGATTCGACGACGCTCGGCATTACCTGCAGCGAAGGCCATTGCGGCCCGCAGACGCACAACGCGGTGGCGTATCTGCAGGACGAATTGCAGGCGCGCCATGGCGAACGGGTGCGCGTCACGAACTACGGCGTGGGCAACACGATGGCGACGCAACTGCGCGACGGCACCGGCAATCGCCGCGCCGGACCGACGGCGGGTTTGCCGTGGCAGGAGCGGCTCGCCGCCTCGTCCGCGCAGATCGTGCTGATCAACTACGGCATCAACGAAGTGATGCAGAACCAGACGCCCGAGCAGTTCTACGCGGCCGAAACAACGCTCGTGAAAACCGCCCGCGCACTCGGCAAGCAGCCGGTTCTGCAGACCGCGAACCCGATGCCCGACAACCGGCTCAACGCGCGGCTCGCGACGATGGTCGCGATGACGCGCCGCGTGGCCGCCGAACAGCAGGTGCCGCTCGTCGACCAGTTCGCGTACATCAGCAGCCTGCCGGACTGGAAAACGCTGATGTCCGACGGTGCGCATCCCAAGCCAGAGTTGTATCGCCTTAAGGCTGAACAGGATTGTCAGGTCGTCGAACCATTGGTGCGGCGACTGTTGGACGGTACGCCCTGA
- a CDS encoding acyltransferase family protein: MTASALPLAPSHSRRIVQLDGLRAIAVLAVFAQHALKAPLWMGVDLFFVLSGFLITGILLERKARQQSYFGYFYARRARRILPPYVLLMVVSSLLFGLGWAEHWQWYAFFATNIGDALNQSGHDSLNVLWSLAVEEQFYIVWPFVILLLPERVLGYVAAALILLVPVLRAVATPWFDSFWPIYYLTPFRMDLLAAGALLAVAVRRDRNALEPFKGVAVLGLFAALAILAWLHLHFPRFRAANTPLSNAALYSVSLVLCTSVVVIALQSKGIVKRLLCNPVLVYIGTISYTIYLIHLSVLYALWPLHLNRFVTAALALAITLVYASITWFAFEKRLIFGSAGNVHAPTQPVNGGGVSTAPQAPQSRA, encoded by the coding sequence ATGACTGCCAGCGCACTGCCCTTAGCGCCTTCCCACTCCCGCCGCATCGTGCAGCTCGACGGCTTGCGCGCCATCGCCGTACTCGCCGTGTTCGCGCAGCACGCGTTGAAAGCGCCGCTGTGGATGGGTGTCGATCTGTTTTTTGTTTTGAGCGGTTTTCTGATCACCGGCATCCTGCTCGAACGCAAGGCGCGTCAGCAATCGTATTTCGGCTATTTCTACGCACGCCGGGCGCGCCGCATCCTGCCGCCCTACGTGCTGCTGATGGTGGTGTCGTCGCTTCTGTTTGGCCTCGGCTGGGCAGAGCACTGGCAGTGGTACGCGTTCTTCGCGACCAATATCGGCGACGCGCTCAATCAGAGCGGTCACGACAGCCTGAATGTGCTGTGGTCGCTCGCCGTCGAAGAGCAGTTTTATATTGTCTGGCCGTTCGTGATCCTGCTCCTGCCCGAGCGCGTGCTGGGCTACGTGGCAGCCGCGTTGATCCTGCTGGTGCCCGTGCTGCGCGCAGTGGCCACGCCCTGGTTCGATTCGTTCTGGCCGATCTATTACCTCACGCCATTCCGCATGGACCTGCTCGCGGCCGGCGCGCTGCTGGCGGTTGCCGTGCGGCGTGACCGCAATGCGCTCGAACCGTTCAAGGGCGTCGCCGTGCTGGGATTGTTCGCGGCGCTCGCCATTCTCGCGTGGCTGCATCTGCACTTTCCGCGCTTTCGCGCGGCCAATACGCCGCTTTCGAATGCCGCGCTCTACAGCGTTTCGTTGGTGCTTTGTACTTCCGTCGTGGTCATCGCCCTGCAAAGCAAGGGCATCGTCAAACGGCTGTTGTGCAATCCCGTGCTGGTCTATATCGGCACCATCAGCTACACGATTTATCTGATTCATCTGAGCGTGTTGTATGCGCTGTGGCCGCTGCATCTGAACCGCTTCGTGACCGCCGCGCTCGCGCTCGCGATCACGCTCGTCTACGCCAGCATCACGTGGTTCGCGTTCGAGAAGCGCCTGATTTTCGGCTCGGCCGGCAATGTGCATGCGCCGACGCAACCCGTCAACGGTGGTGGCGTCAGCACGGCGCCGCAAGCGCCGCAAAGCCGCGCATGA
- a CDS encoding flippase, which translates to MDKGILKNVAINFFGLVLPTFVSLVTVPSYIKLLGVERYGVISLVWTLIGYFGILDLGMSMAAQNHISKARASGEKEESARVFWSATWLNLATGVIGGLIIYFGAFLYTAYFTKVSPELQHEVYMALPWLAVAIPIANVSWVFAGAINGAERFGVYNTNQTIGTFLFQLLPLGAALWMGATLQNVLAAAVLARIVAAFLLGRSALKVLEIRRILPPQFGVAKGLFNFGGWMLIASVTTMIADSLDRVMLGTSLGARFVTYYTVPQNLVTRLNIVPTALVRTLFPRLSAVGRADADTITQQSLEFLNGVFTPVALVAMLVLEPFLHLWVGNEIATVAAPVGRIMIVAVWLVGQANVTRILIQSQVNPATAARVGLFELPLFAGALWFGITHFGLTGAAVAVAGRALFDYAVLLRLSAIRAKQIALDMLAHLAFLLASLWLASFLPGLAVAIVAGVLMVGANVAWSITMTPALRDLARSLLLRLNPRKSA; encoded by the coding sequence ATGGACAAAGGCATTCTCAAGAACGTAGCGATCAATTTCTTCGGGCTGGTGCTGCCGACTTTCGTCTCGCTCGTGACCGTGCCGTCGTATATCAAGCTGCTCGGCGTCGAGCGCTACGGCGTGATCAGCCTCGTGTGGACGCTGATCGGCTACTTCGGGATTCTCGATCTCGGCATGAGCATGGCCGCGCAGAATCACATCTCGAAGGCGCGCGCATCGGGCGAGAAGGAAGAGAGCGCGCGTGTGTTCTGGAGCGCGACGTGGCTCAATCTCGCGACCGGCGTGATCGGCGGATTGATCATCTATTTCGGCGCGTTTCTCTACACCGCGTATTTCACCAAGGTGTCGCCCGAGTTGCAGCACGAGGTGTATATGGCGCTGCCGTGGCTCGCGGTGGCGATTCCGATCGCCAACGTGTCGTGGGTGTTCGCGGGCGCGATCAACGGTGCGGAACGCTTCGGCGTCTACAACACCAATCAGACCATCGGCACGTTTCTGTTCCAGTTGCTGCCGCTCGGTGCCGCGCTGTGGATGGGCGCGACCTTGCAGAACGTGCTGGCCGCCGCGGTATTGGCGCGGATCGTGGCCGCGTTTTTGCTGGGCCGCTCCGCGCTGAAAGTGCTGGAAATCCGCCGCATTCTGCCGCCGCAATTCGGCGTGGCCAAAGGGCTTTTCAATTTCGGCGGCTGGATGCTGATTGCGAGCGTCACCACCATGATCGCCGACTCGCTCGATCGTGTGATGCTCGGTACGAGTCTCGGTGCGCGTTTCGTCACGTATTACACGGTGCCGCAGAACCTCGTGACGCGTCTGAACATCGTGCCGACGGCGCTGGTGCGCACGTTGTTTCCGCGGCTCTCCGCAGTCGGACGCGCCGACGCCGACACCATCACCCAGCAGTCGCTCGAATTTCTCAACGGCGTGTTCACGCCGGTCGCGCTGGTCGCGATGCTGGTGCTCGAACCGTTCCTGCATCTGTGGGTGGGCAATGAGATCGCCACCGTGGCGGCGCCCGTGGGCCGCATCATGATCGTCGCCGTGTGGCTCGTCGGCCAGGCGAACGTCACGCGGATTCTGATTCAGTCGCAGGTCAATCCGGCCACGGCCGCGCGCGTCGGTTTGTTCGAATTGCCCCTGTTTGCGGGGGCATTGTGGTTCGGCATCACGCATTTCGGCCTGACCGGCGCGGCAGTGGCGGTGGCTGGCCGCGCGCTATTCGACTACGCGGTGCTGCTGCGACTGTCCGCGATCCGCGCGAAGCAGATCGCGCTCGACATGCTCGCGCACCTTGCTTTCCTGCTGGCCAGCCTGTGGCTCGCCAGCTTCCTGCCGGGTCTCGCAGTGGCGATTGTTGCCGGCGTATTGATGGTAGGCGCGAATGTCGCCTGGTCGATCACGATGACACCCGCCTTGCGCGATCTCGCGCGTTCACTGCTGTTGCGACTGAATCCGAGGAAAAGCGCATGA